A section of the Cydia splendana chromosome 1, ilCydSple1.2, whole genome shotgun sequence genome encodes:
- the LOC134790503 gene encoding ubiquitin-conjugating enzyme E2-17 kDa, whose protein sequence is MSTPARRRLMRDFKRLQEDPPTGVSGAPTDNNIMIWNAVIFGPHDTPFEDGTFKLTIEFTEEYPNKPPTVRFVSKMFHPNVYADGGICLDILQNRWSPTYDVSAILTSIQSLLSDPNPNSPANSMAAQLYKENRREYEKRVKACVEQSFID, encoded by the exons ATGTCAACTCCTGCCAGAAGACGCCTGATGAGGGATTTTAAACG TCTTCAAGAAGATCCACCCACGGGTGTGTCGGGTGCTCCTACCGATAACAATATAATGATCTGGAATGCTGTGATATTTGGTCCCCATGACACTCCGTTTGAAGATGGCACATTCAAACTGACCATTGAATTTACAGAGGAGTATCCCAATAAACCTCCTACGGTTCGGTTTGTGTCCAAAATGTTTCATCCAAATGTTTATGCTGATGGTGGAATTTGTTTAGACATCTTGCAAAACAGATGGAGCCCAACATATGATGTATCTGCTATCTTAACCTCTATACAG TCATTACTAAGTGATCCAAACCCAAATTCGCCAGCGAACTCAATGGCAGCGCAACTATACAAAGAAAATCGGAGGGAGTATGAAAAACGAGTGAAAGCATGTGTAGAACAATCGTTTATTGATTAG
- the LOC134790510 gene encoding RNA exonuclease 1 homolog, whose amino-acid sequence MLPSTGYFKGINCPFYDSGLCERPYCHFRHVKKELQGTSNDGIESGAILQKLVSAAVQKVLQQTDTSPSLPQTGVVESITEQSKAASVPKATYNPTPIAELNKINVDLETIDDGNDQKKRHIPVPYTPRKPASLPIKRSFDSDNTSKPFVFIPPPLKYTPGSTESIQLDQYTPKGTVESTEKYTPGVEPELPEYSPVENQNSSKLNYIPSDKNVTKKKNILEYKPAKVAPKPDVPSVTYQPTPRSLAPCFSSDEDEPETKKPKLVNDLKGFDDLEPEFDILDQILNEEKLTDDVKKKSLLNDTSKKKSSKEHKENNNDDACRKNNKSLNKFDSKKSSREKGKNEKDKSASHEKHKHDSKSSSSSRKSSHKSSSKDKDKEKYKEDKKDKQKDKKHSSSRSSDRSSRHSEKLSKSSDKESRKSKNSTQHKSSTSVRKSKEHKSNNSSKMSKEKREKSAQDNSINGFSDNDNNDISNDNIDFDQNEEETYLTESDEEAIALECRKIFEEYEPTKKTIYEDIENKVQNDCEEEYVPTKKRISRTLDKNVKIIPKLPAKPDFKLNAAQAMAERLAKIKEYHAAKNNLQPSSNEQNIPKIDFARNSSNTSTKIRIAHVPYASTMMNAKKVLPPSQTVAKQQPSTSSTIVQTVKKGVQRVAHMPNEKFIDRPGVLEPLASKIPANIRSTFLNMMIDQCLNIYLSAVDAYARAQHEELATSKKCSTVQIYKNSAVLTISRLKKELQECKGVKKSGTDCDTLQKLPQGISGQSGNAGSWSIENKNKKIIDSKEFNGAKLYNNVKKWVLSEEQLQSNGFPRLHPNGKKGAAIIYAQNKQKPPVGNIRMCCRCKKEFMIDKKGFAVVKEECIYHPNNKYRVRGEARYQCCSQDGMADGCCVAPSHVYEYLDYDNLKGYVRTLPPEMTSDDYGVYSLDCEMCYTTHGLDLTRVTVINSVCKVVYETLVKPLHPIIDYNTRYSGITEEHMAEVKTTLLEVQATLLTMFNSKTILIGHSLESDFKALKLIHDTVIDTSVLFPHKMGPPYKRALRNLSSEYLKKIIQNSVDGHDSAEDAMVCMELIHYKLKEDLKTR is encoded by the coding sequence ATGCTACCGTCTACAGGCTACTTTAAGGGAATTAATTGTCCATTTTATGATAGTGGTTTATGCGAGCGACCTTATTGTCATTTTCGTCATGTTAAAAAAGAATTGCAAGGCACGTCGAATGACGGGATCGAAAGTGGAGCGATTCTACAGAAACTTGTGTCGGCGGCGGTACAAAAGGTTCTTCAGCAGACTGATACCTCGCCTTCGTTGCCACAGACAGGTGTTGTGGAGAGTATAACAGAGCAAAGCAAAGCAGCATCAGTACCTAAGGCGACATATAATCCAACCCCTATCGCAGAACTGAACAAAATTAATGTAGACCTAGAAACTATTGATGATGGCAATGACCAGAAGAAAAGGCATATCCCAGTCCCCTACACACCAAGAAAACCTGCTAGTTTACCCATTAAAAGATCTTTCGATAGTGACAATACATCAAAGCCATTTGTATTCATACCACCTCCTCTTAAATACACGCCAGGTTCTACTGAAAGTATACAATTAGATCAATATACGCCTAAGGGCACTGTAGAGTCAACAGAGAAGTATACACCTGGTGTAGAACCTGAACTACCTGAGTATTCTCCTGTGGAAAATCAGAATTCAAGTAAATTAAACTACATTCCATCAGATAAAAATGTTACCAAGAAGAAAAATATACTGGAATATAAACCTGCCAAAGTAGCTCCCAAACCAGATGTTCCATCAGTTACCTACCAGCCTACACCTCGCTCACTGGCTCCTTGTTTCTCCAGTGATGAAGATGAGCCAGAAACTAAGAAACCTAAATTAGTTAATGACTTAAAGGGTTTTGATGATTTAGAACCAGAGTTTGATATATTGGATCAAATATTAAATGAAGAAAAACTGACAGATGATGTTAAAAAGAAATCACTATTGAATGATACAAGTAAGAAAAAATCTTCAAAGGAACATAAAGAAAATAACAATGATGATGCTTGCAGAAAAAACAATAAATCACTAAATAAATTTGATTCAAAAAAGTCATCACGGGAAAAAGGCAAGAATGAAAAGGATAAGTCAGCTTCTCATGAGAAACATAAACATGACAGTAAGTCAAGTAGTTCTAGTAGAAAATCAAGTCACAAAAGTTCTAGCAAAGATAAAGACAAAGAAAAATACAAAGAAGATAAAAAAGATAAACAAAAAGATAAGAAACACTCTAGTTCCAGAAGCAGTGATAGAAGTTCAAGACATTCAGAAAAACTTTCTAAAAGTTCTGATAAAGAATCAAGAAAATCCAAGAACTCTACGCAGCATAAAAGCAGTACTTCTGTAAGAAAAAGTAAAGAACATAAATCTAATAATAGTTCTAAGATGTCAAAAGAGAAACGAGAAAAATCTGCACAGGACAATTCTATCAATGGGTTTTCAGATAATGATAACAATGACATTTCAAATGATAACATTGATTTTGATCAAAATGAGGAGGAGACGTATCTTACAGAGTCAGATGAAGAAGCAATAGCATTAGAGTGTAGAAAAATATTTGAAGAGTATGAACCTACCAAAAAAACGATTTATGAAGACATAGAAAATAAAGTGCAAAATGATTGTGAGGAGGAATATGTGCCTACTAAAAAAAGAATATCTCGGACACTggataaaaatgttaaaataatacCTAAGCTTCCTGCAAAACCTGATTTTAAATTAAACGCAGCTCAAGCTATGGCAGAGAGGTTGGCCAAAATTAAAGAATATCATGCtgctaaaaataatttacagCCATCTAGTAATGAACAAAACATCCCGAAAATAGATTTTGCACGGAATAGTTCAAACACAAGCACCAAGATACGCATTGCGCATGTACCTTATGCATCAACAATGATGaatgcaaaaaaagttttaCCACCCAGTCAAACTGTAGCTAAACAACAGCCCTCAACCAGCTCCACTATAGTTCAAACTGTCAAAAAAGGTGTGCAAAGAGTTGCCCATATGCCTAATGAAAAATTTATCGATAGACCTGGAGTTCTTGAACCACTTGCCTCAAAGATACCAGCTAATATAAGatctacatttttaaatatgatGATTGATCAGTGTTTAAATATATATCTCTCTGCAGTAGATGCTTATGCTCGAGCTCAGCATGAAGAGTTAGCCACCAGTAAAAAATGTTCTACTGTGCAAATATACAAAAACTCTGCTGTGCTAACAATTAGTAGGCTCAAAAAAGAATTGCAAGAATGCAAAGGAGTAAAAAAATCAGGGACAGACTGTGATACATTGCAGAAGTTACCACAGGGCATATCAGGGCAATCTGGTAATGCTGGGTCATGGAGTATagaaaataagaataaaaaaattatagattcAAAGGAATTTAATGGTGCAAAACTATATAACAATGTAAAAAAATGGGTGCTATCTGAAGAACAATTACAAAGTAATGGTTTTCCTAGGCTTCATCCAAATGGAAAGAAAGGTGCAGCTATAATTTACgcacaaaacaaacaaaaaccaCCTGTGGGAAATATAAGAATGTGCTGTAGATGTAAGAAAGAATTCATGATAGATAAAAAAGGTTTTGCAGTTGTTAAAGAGGAATGCATTTACCAtcctaataataaatatagaGTCCGTGGTGAGGCTCGTTATCAGTGCTGCAGCCAAGATGGAATGGCTGATGGTTGCTGCGTTGCACCCAGCCATGTCTATGAGTACCTTGATTACGACAATCTTAAGGGCTATGTAAGAACACTACCACCTGAAATGACATCAGATGATTATGGTGTTTATTCATTAGATTGTGAAATGTGTTACACTACACACGGCTTAGATTTAACAAGGGTTACAGTTATTAACTCAGTTTGCAAAGTTGTATATGAAACACTTGTGAAGCCGCTTCATCCAATAATAGATTATAATACAAGATATTCTGGAATAACTGAAGAACATATGGCTGAAGTGAAAACTACTCTACTGGAAGTCCAGGCGACATTGCTTACTATGTTTAATAGTAAAACTATACTTATAGGTCATagtttagaatcagattttaaAGCTTTAAAGCTTATCCATGACACTGTCATTGATACAAGTGTTTTGTTTCCTCATAAAATGGGCCCACCATATAAAAGAGCGCTAAGGAACTTGTCCTCtgaatatttgaaaaaaattattCAGAATTCTGTAGATGGACACGACAGTGCCGAAGATGCCATGGTGTGTATGGAGttaatacattataaattaaaagAGGACTTAAAAACAAGATGA
- the LOC134790521 gene encoding deoxyuridine 5'-triphosphate nucleotidohydrolase, with product MPAETQPILKFTRLSEHAFAPLRGSEKAAGFDLKSAYEYIVPARGKEVVKTDLQIELPSGCYGRVAPRSGLAVKNFIDVGAGVIDEDYRGNVGVVLFNHSDQDFKVAKGDRIAQLICERIYYPDLVEVGSLSETKRADGGFGSTGTQ from the exons ATGCCCGCTGAAACACAGCCTATCCTAAAATTCACACGCCTAAGTGAACATGCTTTCGCTCCTTTACGTGGTTCCGAGAAGGCTGCTGGTTTCGATCTGAAGAG TGCTTATGAATACATAGTTCCTGCTCGCGGCAAAGAAGTAGTGAAGACCGATTTGCAGATTGAACTGCCCTCAGGGTGTTATGGCAGAGTGGCCCCTCGCTCTGGCCTGGCGGTAAAAAACTTCATTGATGTTGGAG CTGGTGTGATCGATGAAGACTATAGAGGAAATGTTGGAGTAGTGCTCTTCAATCATTCCGACCAAGATTTTAAGGTGGCTAAAGGTGATCGAATTGCACAGCTGATTTGTGAAAGGATTTACTATCCAGATCTTGTTGAAGTTGGGAGTCTGTCAGAAACAAAGAGAGCTGATGGAGGGTTTGGGTCTACAGGaactcaataa